A portion of the Stella humosa genome contains these proteins:
- a CDS encoding glycosyltransferase family 2 protein — protein sequence MARHALAICAVFKNEAPYLAEWIAFHTQAGVERFFLYDNDSTDAWRPAIAASGQGARVTVLTCPGPEGQVRAYRDCLRRFRDAADWIAFTDLDEFLFAPDGRRLPDVLEEFGRHPGIGVNWMVFGTGGHQDRPDGLVTRNYIRRGATGVVVPYKAYLRSPGLDPLRADSYRPMNSHVKSIVRPTQVLRAITPHHFAFADGGTMVTENEEPFAEPWSPSVSLSRLRINHYWSKSSAELAIKTARGPAWIGSAPSLEYNQAVERRLNAETDTTIFPMARYLPGWQPLFVDPA from the coding sequence ATGGCGCGCCATGCGCTGGCGATCTGCGCCGTCTTCAAGAACGAGGCGCCCTACCTGGCGGAATGGATCGCCTTCCACACCCAGGCCGGCGTGGAACGCTTCTTCCTCTACGACAATGATTCGACCGACGCATGGCGGCCGGCGATCGCGGCCAGCGGCCAGGGCGCCCGGGTGACGGTGCTGACCTGCCCGGGCCCCGAGGGGCAGGTGCGGGCATATCGCGACTGCCTGCGGCGGTTCCGCGACGCCGCCGACTGGATCGCCTTCACCGACCTGGACGAGTTCCTGTTCGCCCCGGACGGCCGCCGCCTGCCGGACGTTCTGGAGGAATTCGGCCGCCACCCCGGTATCGGCGTGAACTGGATGGTGTTCGGCACGGGCGGCCATCAGGATCGGCCCGACGGGTTGGTCACGCGCAACTATATCCGGCGCGGCGCCACCGGCGTGGTCGTGCCCTACAAGGCCTATCTGCGTTCGCCCGGGCTCGACCCCCTTCGGGCCGACAGCTACCGGCCGATGAACAGCCATGTGAAGTCGATCGTGCGGCCGACCCAGGTCTTGCGCGCCATCACCCCGCACCATTTCGCTTTCGCCGACGGCGGTACCATGGTGACCGAGAACGAGGAGCCGTTTGCCGAGCCCTGGTCGCCCTCGGTCAGCCTGTCGCGCCTGCGCATCAATCACTACTGGAGCAAGTCGTCGGCCGAACTGGCGATCAAGACCGCGCGCGGACCGGCCTGGATCGGCAGTGCGCCGTCGCTGGAGTACAATCAGGCCGTCGAGCGCCGGCTGAATGCTGAGACGGACACGACCATCTTCCCGATGGCCCGCTACCTGCCGGGCTGGCAGCCGCTTTTCGTGGACCCGGCATGA